A stretch of Chryseobacterium viscerum DNA encodes these proteins:
- the sufC gene encoding Fe-S cluster assembly ATPase SufC, whose translation MLEIKNLHAKIEDGAEILKGINLEIKPGEVHAIMGPNGAGKSTLSSVIAGKEDYEVTGGEILFQGEDISEDAPEDRAHKGIFLSFQYPVEIPGVSVTNFIKAALNETRKANGLEEMPAKEMLALIREKSEKLGIKKDFLSRSLNEGFSGGEKKRNEIFQMMMLNPKLAILDETDSGLDIDALRIVADGVNHFKNEGNAVLLITHYQRLLNYIQPDFVHVLADGKIIKTGDKSLALELEEKGYDWLLN comes from the coding sequence ATGTTAGAAATTAAAAACCTTCACGCCAAAATTGAAGATGGCGCAGAAATATTAAAAGGTATTAATCTTGAAATAAAGCCAGGCGAAGTTCACGCTATCATGGGGCCGAACGGAGCCGGGAAATCTACCCTTTCTTCTGTAATCGCAGGAAAAGAAGATTACGAAGTGACTGGTGGAGAGATCCTTTTTCAGGGAGAAGACATCAGTGAAGACGCTCCTGAAGATAGAGCTCACAAAGGAATTTTCCTTTCTTTCCAGTATCCAGTGGAAATTCCGGGAGTTTCTGTAACGAACTTTATCAAAGCTGCTTTAAACGAAACAAGAAAAGCAAACGGATTGGAAGAAATGCCTGCAAAAGAAATGCTTGCATTAATCCGTGAAAAATCTGAAAAACTGGGTATCAAGAAAGATTTCCTTTCAAGATCATTAAACGAGGGATTCTCCGGAGGTGAAAAGAAAAGAAACGAGATCTTCCAGATGATGATGCTTAATCCTAAATTGGCTATTCTTGATGAGACTGATTCCGGATTGGATATTGATGCTTTAAGAATCGTGGCAGATGGAGTAAATCATTTTAAAAATGAAGGAAATGCAGTTCTTTTGATTACACACTATCAGAGATTGCTTAACTATATTCAACCTGACTTCGTTCACGTTTTAGCAGATGGAAAAATCATCAAAACAGGTGATAAATCTTTAGCATTAGAACTTGAAGAAAAAGGTTACGACTGGCTTCTTAACTAA
- a CDS encoding GNAT family N-acetyltransferase encodes MIATERLILRKPAKEDFESFFEINHDPETNIHNPSGPMSFQKAESTFARMLDHWEKYSFGSWVIVEKDDPENIIGFGGLSYKLYGEEEKLNLGYRFASQAWGKGYATEFTKKTIDVGLNQDDKEEIFAIVRPSNIASVKVLEKAGMIKIGTLNDVPGQPESLVYRIQK; translated from the coding sequence ATGATAGCTACAGAAAGATTAATTTTAAGAAAACCCGCAAAAGAAGATTTTGAAAGTTTCTTTGAAATTAATCATGACCCTGAAACCAATATTCATAATCCAAGCGGGCCCATGAGTTTTCAAAAAGCAGAAAGCACATTTGCAAGAATGCTTGATCATTGGGAAAAATATAGTTTTGGAAGCTGGGTGATTGTTGAAAAAGATGATCCAGAAAATATAATAGGTTTTGGAGGGCTGAGCTATAAACTCTACGGAGAAGAAGAAAAATTGAATTTAGGCTATCGTTTTGCTTCCCAGGCATGGGGGAAAGGATATGCCACAGAATTCACAAAGAAGACTATAGATGTTGGTTTAAATCAAGACGATAAAGAAGAAATATTCGCAATTGTCCGTCCCAGCAATATAGCTTCTGTTAAAGTTTTGGAAAAGGCAGGTATGATCAAAATCGGGACTCTTAATGATGTTCCGGGTCAACCTGAAAGTTTAGTATATAGAATTCAAAAATAA